CTTCAAGGGCCGACAACGCGAGGATACGGCAACTACTTCCAGCACGCGAACCATGTAGTCATTACAAATAGCAAACTCAACGGATGGAAGTACAAGAACGGGGTTAAAATGCTCAATGTTTCCAACGTGCAGTTGGGTAATAATACGTACACGAACACTCCATCATAACGACAACTATGTGACATAAATACAAACAGGGGCATCACAATAATAAATGTGATGCTCCTGCTGTGCTTTGCGCTTAAACACTCATCGTTTCATCATCATTTTTTAATATTACCTTTTCGGTAAAGCATTTTATATTATAATCGTCTATAGTATAAATCACTTGAAACTACTAGGAGGATGTAACACGTATGCGCAAAATATTCATCTACACCTTGCTGCTTGCGGCGGCGCTTGTTTTATTTGCCGGCTGTAGCAATGAAAAAACCACTTCACCTGAGAATAAATCAGATTCTTCCAATACTCCTGCAGCTTCATCCAATTCATCGGACGACTCTAATGATGTGGCTAAAAAGGATGAGGCTGCACAAGCCATTACCGATCCGCACAATGTCGCTGTAATGGTAAACAAGCAATTCTCACTGCCTGAAAACTATGAACCTACCGATTTAGTTTATCCGAATGTACGATTTACTTTTAAAGAAAAAATCGAAAAACGCAAGATGCGAAAAGAAGCAGCAGAAGCACTGGAAAAGATGTTCGCTGGAGCAGAAAAAGACGGAGTATACCTCGCCGGTGTTTCCGCGTATCGCTCCCATAAAACGCAGACTGCTGTATTTAACCGTTATGTAAAAAAAGATGGTGAAGAAAAAGCGAAGACATATAGTGCCATTCCGGGTCACAGCGAGCATGAAACCGGACTTGCCATTGATGTTTCAGGAAGCGACGGAAGGTGTGCAGCGGAAGACTGTTTTGCCGGTACGAAGGAAGCAGAATGGCTAGCCAAGCATGCTCCGGAATATGGATTCATCATCCGCTACCCGGAAGGAAAGGAATCCATTACCGGCTACAAGTATGAGCCCTGGCACATTCGTTATGTAGGAACTGACATCGCCAAAAACATTGCTGAAAGAAATATTACACTCGAGGAATACTTCAACGCAGTTCCTGTGTCCAAATAGCTCGGATTTAGCACTTCCGGGCATATGAAAAGCCTGACATACGTTTCCCTTCATATAGGAGACATTGTCAGGCTTTTTCTATGATGAAATTCTTCATGCTTTAGAATAATTTAATCCGTATTTACCATAAGTCTTCCCATAAGCTCTTTCATTGATTTGCTAGTCTGATCCAGCTGTTCTATAATTTCCATAAAATTAACAACTAATTGGGCTTGTTCCTGTGAAGAAGTGTTGATTTGTGTCATACCGTCTTTCAAGCTTTTCATTGTCACAGTAATCTCTGAAAGCGAATCCTCGATACGATTAGTCGCTTCCGCCGATTCATTCGATAGCTTGCGGACCTCCTGGGCAACTACATTAAATCCGGCTCCGAATTGACCGGCCCTTGCCGCCTCAATCGAAGCATTCAACCCTAGCAGATTCGTTTGCTTTGAAATTTTTCGGATAAACTGCAACACATCATTCGTTTTCGAGGAATTTTCAAACGCTATCTGTGAGTGACCCATAATCTCTTCACTTGTTGCTGAAAGCTCCTCTGCATGTGCCGCTACAACCTGTATGCTATCCTGTAATTTCCCGGTGATTTCTTGCATGTCAGTCATAAACTTTTCCAATAGTATATAATTTTCCAAAGTATAGCCAAAGGCGAGAGCCCCTACTACCTGCCCCGATTCGTCTCTAATTGGTATCGCCGTTGCGATAATTGGAACCCCGTATACTTCTTCGGAAACTCTTATGTTTGAAATTTTCCCAGCTAAAGCTCCATGAATATTTACATCGTCTGGCGGAATGAAATCACCGGGCTTTAAACCAAAGTCTACTTTTTCAGCCGGTATGTAAGTAAGAAACTTCTCTCTGTCTACCACGCCTATCATTGCATCCTCTTTTATTGCTTGCTTTATATAAGGAGCAGCCACCACAAGAGCTTCTAATACGGATACTGACACGATCATCACCTTATTTCTGAAATATATACGCACACCAAATCGCGTGGCATGAGTTGATTATACGTTATCGGTCCGATGAATGAAAAGACTGCTCACACATCATTTAATAAAAAATGTAATAATTATCTTATTATTCCGTATATTAAACACCTACCTACTGAAGCTATGATATACTTAAAAAGTTAAATTACACATCATACTAATGAGGTGAAAATTATGAAAGCGGCTGTATGGTACGGAGTAAAAGAAGTTCAGGTCCAATCTATTGATGAACCAAAGGTAACACCCGGTACAGTAAAAATTAAAGTTGAATGGTGCGGGATCTGCGGTACTGATCTGCATGAGTATTTGGCTGGACCTATTTTCATTCCAGGAGACACACCCCATCCGTTAACTAACGAAAAGGCTCCTGTCGTCCTCGGACATGAATTCTCTGGAGAAGTTGTCGAGATTGGACAAGGCGTATCCAATGTAAAAGTCGGTGATCGGGTTGTGGTTGAGCCGATTCTGGCCTGCGGAGAATGCAACGAATGCAAAGCAGGAAAATATAACTTATGCGATTTTCTCGGATTCCACGGCTTAGCCGGTGGTGGCGGTGGTTTTTCGGAATACACGGTAGTACAAGAAAATATGGTACATAAAATTCCTGACGATATGAGCTTTGAACAGGGGGCGCTTGTGGAACCGGCAGCTGTTGCCGTTCATGCCGTGCGCCAAAGCAAGCTAAAGGTTGGAGATGTGGTGGCAGTCTTCGGAGCTGGCCCCATCGGTCTCTTAACCATCCAAGCCGCAAAGGCGGCGGGCGCAAGTCAAATCATCGCTGTTGAGCTTTCGGAGGAAAGAAAGAAGTTCGCCAAAAAGGTCGGGGCTGATATCATTTTGGACCCCACCCAAGTAGATGTTGTGTCAGAAATTAAACAACTAACCAATGGCGGTGTAGATGTAAGCTTTGAAGTTGCAGGAATCGAAATTGTACTGAATCAAGCCATTGAAAGTACAAAAGCGGATGGTCAGGTTGTTATCGTTAGTGTTTGGGAGAAAACAGCGACAATACCGCCAAACAGTCTCGTATTAAAAGAACGGGATATTAAAGGAATCATCGCCTACCGGGATATCTTCCCTGCCGTTATTCAACTCATTGCGAATGGAAGCATTAAAGCGGAAGAATTGATTACAAAGAAAATCGATTTAGCGGATATAGTCGAAGAAGGGTTCACCTCCTTAGTTAAGGAAAAAAATCACGTTAAAATTCTCGTTAAACCGGGCATGTAGCCGGAATAAGCCTGACACTCATCTGTCGTAACCATGATGCTGTGTCAGGCTTTCTTTTATTCTGCCGCCGCTATTTCTTTTACTTTTATCCAGCAAGCAGCAAAAAACATTCCCTCCTATGATACAAATGCTACTATGCCTTACAATTTTGTTAGTTACGGTGTACAGTTTGTAAGGTAGTTCAATGGTTTACATATGCCCTTCTTCTTATAATTTGTTTGGAAACACACATAAAATCATTGAAAGGAAGGGCAAAAAATGAAATCACAACCCATCACCAAAAAAGACCGGATTATTTCACTTGATATTATCCGTGGCATTGCTCTGTTCGGCATATTGCTCATCAATGTCCCGGCGTTCATAATCATGATGGAAAATTCTCCTCAACCGGATATGAGTGGATTTAACGGAATCCTGCATGCGCTGGTTGAAGCTTTCATCGAGAAAAAATTCTTCTCGATTTTTTCTTTTTTATTCGGCGTCGGATTCTATATCTTCGTCTCTCGTGCCGAGGAACGAGGCGATCGTTATTATCTGAGGTACGTACGTCGTTTATTGGCCCTGTTGCTGTTCGGCATCATTAATGCTCTGTTTATCTTTTGGGGCGATATCTTGCACATATATGCACTCTTTGGCTTCGTGCTGCTCCCCTTTTATAAGCTAAAGCCGAAAAATATTTTGCTGTCTGTCGGCCTTATTGCTTTCGCTCATTGGGTGGCGCGGATTGTATGCATGACTGTATTTTCACCGACAGCCAAACCACCTGCATTGCTTGATTTTATAGCCTCTGATTCCCTTACTATTATTATCATGTTCCTGCTCGGACTGTATGCGGCTAAATCCGGCCTCGTCCGGAATGTGTCGCAGCATCTCCGTACCTTCAAAATCACGCGGAGCATCACGTTTGTTTTATTTGTTATTTTTGCCGGGATTATTTTATGGATAACATCAAAACCTGAAACGGATACGACCATATTTTATCAAAAATCATTCATTAGCCTGGGCGCTATCCCGATGACATTGTTTTATTTATCCACTCTTTTCATTCTGCTTGAAAATAAAGCCTTACAAAACACCTTACGTCCGATTGGACATGTTGGGCAAATGGCTTTCACAAACTATATCGGCCAAGCCTTGTTAGGGAGGGTGATCATCAGTTTTATGGGGTTAGAAGTAATCTCTCCATTGCCTGCACTAATTATCTCGCTGGTTATTTACGCGATTGAAGTAATGATTAGCACCTTATGGTTACGAAAATATAAGCAAGGTCCATTGGAATGG
The Aneurinibacillus migulanus genome window above contains:
- a CDS encoding M15 family metallopeptidase; this translates as MRKIFIYTLLLAAALVLFAGCSNEKTTSPENKSDSSNTPAASSNSSDDSNDVAKKDEAAQAITDPHNVAVMVNKQFSLPENYEPTDLVYPNVRFTFKEKIEKRKMRKEAAEALEKMFAGAEKDGVYLAGVSAYRSHKTQTAVFNRYVKKDGEEKAKTYSAIPGHSEHETGLAIDVSGSDGRCAAEDCFAGTKEAEWLAKHAPEYGFIIRYPEGKESITGYKYEPWHIRYVGTDIAKNIAERNITLEEYFNAVPVSK
- a CDS encoding 2,3-butanediol dehydrogenase encodes the protein MKAAVWYGVKEVQVQSIDEPKVTPGTVKIKVEWCGICGTDLHEYLAGPIFIPGDTPHPLTNEKAPVVLGHEFSGEVVEIGQGVSNVKVGDRVVVEPILACGECNECKAGKYNLCDFLGFHGLAGGGGGFSEYTVVQENMVHKIPDDMSFEQGALVEPAAVAVHAVRQSKLKVGDVVAVFGAGPIGLLTIQAAKAAGASQIIAVELSEERKKFAKKVGADIILDPTQVDVVSEIKQLTNGGVDVSFEVAGIEIVLNQAIESTKADGQVVIVSVWEKTATIPPNSLVLKERDIKGIIAYRDIFPAVIQLIANGSIKAEELITKKIDLADIVEEGFTSLVKEKNHVKILVKPGM
- a CDS encoding DUF418 domain-containing protein, producing MKSQPITKKDRIISLDIIRGIALFGILLINVPAFIIMMENSPQPDMSGFNGILHALVEAFIEKKFFSIFSFLFGVGFYIFVSRAEERGDRYYLRYVRRLLALLLFGIINALFIFWGDILHIYALFGFVLLPFYKLKPKNILLSVGLIAFAHWVARIVCMTVFSPTAKPPALLDFIASDSLTIIIMFLLGLYAAKSGLVRNVSQHLRTFKITRSITFVLFVIFAGIILWITSKPETDTTIFYQKSFISLGAIPMTLFYLSTLFILLENKALQNTLRPIGHVGQMAFTNYIGQALLGRVIISFMGLEVISPLPALIISLVIYAIEVMISTLWLRKYKQGPLEWLWRRMTYGKPSV
- a CDS encoding methyl-accepting chemotaxis protein; its protein translation is MSVSVLEALVVAAPYIKQAIKEDAMIGVVDREKFLTYIPAEKVDFGLKPGDFIPPDDVNIHGALAGKISNIRVSEEVYGVPIIATAIPIRDESGQVVGALAFGYTLENYILLEKFMTDMQEITGKLQDSIQVVAAHAEELSATSEEIMGHSQIAFENSSKTNDVLQFIRKISKQTNLLGLNASIEAARAGQFGAGFNVVAQEVRKLSNESAEATNRIEDSLSEITVTMKSLKDGMTQINTSSQEQAQLVVNFMEIIEQLDQTSKSMKELMGRLMVNTD